The following are from one region of the Etheostoma spectabile isolate EspeVRDwgs_2016 chromosome 15, UIUC_Espe_1.0, whole genome shotgun sequence genome:
- the LOC116702275 gene encoding serine/threonine-protein kinase TAO2-like codes for MPSSARSGSIKDPEVADLFCKDDPEKLFADLREIGHGSFGAVYFARDVRNNEVVAIKKMSYSGKQTNEKWQDIIKEVKFLQKLRHPNTIEYRGCYLKEHTAWLVMESAWARGLRPEQNKKNKNTMESTQDVKGGEQILLTEHPVRSN; via the exons ATGCCCTCGAGTGCACGGTCGGGCAGCATCAAAGACCCCGAGGTGGCCGACCTTTTCTGCAAAGATGACCCGGAGAAGCTGTTCGCCGACCTCCGAGAGATCGGCCACGGCAGCTTCGGAGCCGTGTACTTC GCCCGAGATGTACGCAACAATGAGGTGGTGGCCATTAAGAAAATGTCGTACAGCGGCAAGCAGACAAACGAG AAATGGCAGGACATCATTAAAGAGGTGAAGTTCCTGCAGAAACTTCGCCACCCGAACACCATCGAGTACCGGGGCTGTTACCTGAAGGAGCACACGGCATGG CTGGTGATGGAGTCCGCCTGGGCTCGTGGCCTCCGACccgaacaaaacaaaaaaaacaaaaataccatGGAAAG TACTCAGGACGTGAAAGGCGGGGAACAAATCCTGCTGACGGAGCACCCGGTCAGGTCAAACTAG